The following are from one region of the Silene latifolia isolate original U9 population chromosome 9, ASM4854445v1, whole genome shotgun sequence genome:
- the LOC141601859 gene encoding oleosin L-like yields MADQHYTRQQQQQSPLTQKLFSSAPTSRQTVKFVTASTIGTVLLVLSGLTLTGTIISVIMATPLLVLFSPILVPAVITAFLIASGFVFSGGCGVAALSVLSWIYQYVTGKNPPGAEQLDEARMRIANAARDVKDRAKENMPYGQHRIQDVTTGYGGGHVTYQS; encoded by the coding sequence ATGGCGGATCAACACTACacaaggcaacaacaacaacaatcaccctTGACTCAAAAACTCTTCTCCTCCGCTCCAACATCCCGACAAACGGTCAAGTTCGTAACGGCGTCAACTATTGGAACTGTCCTGCTAGTCTTATCCGGTCTCACCTTAACTGGAACCATCATATCCGTTATAATGGCGACTCCATTATTAGTATTGTTCAGTCCTATCCTGGTTCCGGCAGTGATCACAGCCTTCCTAATCGCATCGGGATTTGTGTTCTCCGGGGGGTGTGGGGTAGCAGCCTTGTCGGTGTTGTCCTGGATCTACCAGTATGTGACAGGTAAAAACCCGCCTGGGGCGGAGCAGCTTGACGAGGCGAGGATGAGGATAGCAAACGCGGCCCGGGATGTTAAGGACAGAGCTAAGGAGAACATGCCCTATGGACAGCATAGGATCCAGGATGTTACTACTGGATATGGTGGTGGACATGTGACGTACCAGTCttaa